The following DNA comes from Papaver somniferum cultivar HN1 chromosome 4, ASM357369v1, whole genome shotgun sequence.
TTTCgcagcaccatcacaacacaAAAGAAGTTCATCTCTATTTGGAGGGTACCAAAAACACTCAATAGGTTGAATattcttcactttcctatgcTTAACACGGAAGTAGTTCAGAATTTCCAAGTCTTCAGCAGTGTTATACATAAAACTCTTCAAACGCATAGAGTATTCATGAATCTGATGAAAAACTCTTTGCTTGAAAAAATGAATGCTTAtgcttttgttttcaaaatattCCAGATTTCTAGCATGCCACAGTTCAGCACGAACAACTAGGATTGATAACAgccaaagatctttgataattctACTTCTTCCTTTTGAAACTTTGTAAGCATCAACAATATTAAAATGAGGTTGAAGAGAGAAAATACCTGCAATCCACTCCCAAACTTGTGTTGAATAAGAACAAGTACACAAAATATGATATAAGGATTCCTCTTCACACTTACACAAGTAACATCTATTGGCCAATTCCACTTTAAACCTACTTCTGATCTTGTAAGAAGTTGCGCAAGCTTCTTGGCAGAGTTTCCAGTTTTGTGCAGCAAGTTTAGGGTGATTAGACTTCCTCCATAGCAAGCCAAAATCCTCCAAAACTGTATACTTCTTCCTAATAAGCTCCTTGGCTGATTTAACCGTGAAAACCCCATGTAAATCATGCATCCAGACCCTGCAGTCAACTCCTCCACGTAAAACTGGCAGATTTGAGGCTTCAACACCAGCATTCATCAACACCTGACCGTGAACTCCTTGAAGATGCAAAGCATTATCAATAAGAATATCACTCACCTTGGTAGAATAATCCAGTTCATAGTTTCCTAATATATCAGCAATGCTTTGAGtaccataccaaacatcataatAAAGAGATGTTGATCTTCCATCACCAAGAAGAACTTTAGTGTTATTATCAACCAGATTCTGAACTACTTTAATCCCTGGAAATATAGAGGATTTAACACCATAACGCTTCAATCTCCCACAAGTATAAGTATATTTCGCCCATAAGAAACGCGCCCATTTTTTTTGAgaagaacgaatactccaccacAACTTCCTAAGCATAACTCTATTGGTGGTTTCCATGCTCGTAATACCTAAGCCACCTTCTTTCAAAGGACAACAAACTTTAGGAAAACCAACAACAAATTTTCTAGCTATCTCCgcatcaccagaccaaagaaaGTTACGAATCACTCTTTCAGCTTGTTGAATGAACTTCTTAGGCCATTTATAGACAACCATGTTGTGAATGGTGTAACTAGCAATCACTGAGCTAATTAGAACAattctatcttgaaaagaaagaagTTTACCTTTCCAAACAGcaagttgatttttgattttatcaaTAACGTTGCTTATGTGACGATATCGAACTGCACCAGGCATAATTTGCACACCCAAGTATCTATCAGGGAAAGTAGTAACACTCATATCAAGTAAATCAGTTATAGTTCTGCATCTACTCAACGAACCTCCACCATAATATACCTTACTTTTATGACGACAAACAGATTGACCAGAGGCCGCttgatatttaccaagcaaaACAAGAAGGTTATTCAAGCTCTTCATGTTTCCCTTACAAAagatcataatgtcatcagcaaagaagagATGAGTGGGAGAAATACTTCTTTTAGAGAGCATAGGAGTCATCTTCTTTTCTAGAAAAAGCTTGGTAAGATTTCTACTGAGCACATCTTCAATTAGGAAAAAAATCAGAGGAGATAAGGGGTCACCTTGTCTTAGACCTCTATTAATCTTGAAGAATCCTTCTGGGTTACCAtttagaagaatagaaatacgcgccgagtTCAGAATTGAaagaatccaagagcaccaattgTCAGAAAAATCATACCTCCAAAAGACCTCCAAGACAAAAGACCAGCTAACcgtatcaaaagcttgagtaatatcaagctTGAGACCAACATTGCCATCCTTACGTTTTGTCTTAAGATCATTAACCATCTTTGAAGCAACACttatgttttcatgaatgttaCGCCCCTTCATAAACGCAACTTGCTCTTCTGAAACAAGATTATCAAGGACACTACCAAGTCTAGTAGCTAGGATCTTAgtgaaaattttaaagaaaaaattactaagaccaataggccgaAAATTATTAAGAGTGTTTGCTCCTTTTACCTTGGAAATTAAAATCAAGAGACTAGAATTAGTACCTTGaggaataaccttctctgtccaACAATAAATGATAGCATTATAGAGGTCTTGCTGAATTATCTCCCAGCAATGTCTATAGAAACACCCAGAGAAACCATCAGGGCCAGGCGCACTGTCAGCTCCAAGATTAAAAACCGCCTCTTTAATTTCATCAAGAGTCGGAATTGCATCCATTCTTTGATTGTCTTCAACAGAAATAATGTTGTGCTCATACTCAAACAGATCTTCCTCTATAGTCAGGTATGAACCATTAAATTTAGCCTCATAAAAAGACACAACATGGTCTCGAATTTGTTCAAAATCTGTTAGAACATTCCCATTATCGTCTACCAATTCAGAAATCATATTGTTGCTCCTACGAGTTCTAATATTGGCATGAAAGAAAGAAGTATTACTTGCACCCTCCAACAACCATTTacttcttgttttttgttttaacATAATGGCTTGTTGAGCTCTAATGTCTTGGAGAATAATTGACGCATCTTTAGCAGCATTAAGCTTGCTAACATCCTCAGGATATTCATCAGAAATACGAAGAGCAACTTCTAAAGTCAGTTTAGCTTGCTTAAACCTAGCATGAACATTACCAAAAACCCTCATATTCCATTCTTTTAGACCGATCTTCAATCTCTTAAGCTTGAAGGGAAAGATAAAAGCCGGAGAACCTAAAACAGGAGCATTCCAGTTCTCCTTAACCAATCTCATGAAATCATTATGCACAAACCACATCTTTTTAAACCTGAAAGGAGCTCTTTTTGGCCTCAAAAAAGTAATAGGAAAACCAATAATTGCAGAGTGATCGGATACTTCCCTAGGGAGAGCCTTACATCTCCAGTTCTCAAATTTATTCAGCCAAGCTTCATTAATCAAGGCTCTATCCAATTTACAAAGAATTCTTCTTACACCTGATTGACCATTAGCCCAAGTGAATTTATAACCCAAGGAGTCTGCTTCAAAGAGATCATTATCATCCATCCAATCAGCAAATTCATTGATGACAGAAGTTCTAGGCTCACGCCCTCCTCGTTTTTCCTCATTACGTAAGACACAGTTGAAATCTCATGACTAACCAAGGAGTTGTACAATCACGTGAAGACAGTTGCTGCCATAAGTTTCTTCTAGTGACTTGAATACAGCTTGCGTGAATGAAAGAGATCATAACACCACCAACTTCAATTGTAACAACTTGTTTGCTAGAGTTTATTACATTAGGCATTACCATCTCCTCAGACCAAAAGATCCAAATATTCCCTTTCAACCTCCCAACAGAATTATGAATAACGTTTCTCATATAACCAGAAATATGTAAACCTTGCACAAATTTATCAGAACAATAAACCTTAGGTTCTGCAATGCAGAATATATCAGGCTTAAAATCTTTAATTAACTCCTTCAGCTTGTCTCTGGATGCCTCACGAGCAACTCCATTGATGTTCCAGAAGAGAACACGCATTACAAACAAGTTTTGGAGGAAACATTACCCATCTTAGAGGATTCACCAGAGTATAAACTCAACGTGTTTCCTTTTGTCAAACAACTTCCTTTTCCTACACAATTTCCTAACAAAGAAACGTTCTCAGTTTGGGAATCCGTGTGAGTTTGGGAAACCCTACCCGTAGAATTATTAATACGTCTCTGCATGATTTGCATGCGATTACGTTTAAGCTCTTGTTCAGCCCTAAATTTTGCATCAGCCTCACTTTCAGGCATCTCATTCCCTAGGTTTAGAGCATCAAACTTATTTCTCTTCAACAAGTACTCACCAGCCATCAGTTGATCACTAAgaggagttggagttgaaccAGTCCTAACAGGTTTAGGAATCTTAGTTACTACCGCACCTGTCTTAGTTGATGATTCAATTTCACCCACTGAACCATCattaactaaaactgaatttgatgcatgaatttgtttagttcttgccaattcaacatAAACAGCATCAAGTTCAGCTTGGGACTTAGCCATTGCAACCTCCAACTGCTGAGCCTTCTCTAGCTTAGCAGCATACTCCACATCAACATCTCCAGTTATATTAATATCTGTTGTTTCATTAGAAGACTGTTGCTTTGAAGCCTTCTTACCCTTTTTCTTACGCTGCGCCACCTTCCATTCTGTACCTTGTTGGACCTCAGAACTAGATCGTTGTTGGACAGCTACAATATGTTGTGTTGGAACTTGGGTATCCACATTGTTTTTAGCTTGTTTTCTACATTCCTGATCTGTATGACCAATTATCTTGCACTTATAACAGAATTTCGGAACCTTTTGAATCTCAGCAGGTTGCAAGAAATCCACACCACCACCAGAAACATGGATAGCATCAGTAGCAGGCTCTGTGAAGTCAATATCCACCAGAACTGCAgcaaagtgaccatattcatgAGCTAAAGTACGTTTATCAACAACTATAGGAGTACCCAGAGACTTTGCCATTGTTAACAGCGTTTTTTCAGTCCAAAACTCCATTGAAAGTCCAGGAAAAGTAACCCATACCGAAGCATGAGAAGAACGTTGCTTCTCAGCATCAAAACCTGGAAACCATTCTATTAGGTTTAACTTCTGATGGCCAAAAAACCAAGCTTCTACGTTCATAATCTTATCTTTTGCTTCTTGAGATCTTAGCTTGATAATGAAGAAACCCCTGCTCATAGGGACAAATTGTAATAACTCTTGCCCTAATTGCCATTTCTGTTCAAAATGATTTTTAACCTCTTGAAAGTTTATACCTTTTAGATCAAGACGACCTATAAGGCTATATTTCCAAATATTACAACCTTCATAATAGAATGAATCCGGAAGAACCACAGCTGGTTTTCCTTCTTTCACCGTGGGTTTTGGAAGAGTATTAATATCAATCATGGTTGTTGGAAGCTGTTGTTTTCCCCTCACTTGATCCGCATATGTCATGGTCTTTAACCTTGTTGTTTGAGCTTCATCACTCATTTCAAATCACCAAAAGATGATTGAAATCCGTGAAGAATActgaaaagaatttttttttttttttggtaaaaccctaaaaaaaaaacgcCTTGGAGCAATTTTTTCAGGAGAGAGAAAAAGGAAGATCTATATCAACCAAAACAGCTGCGAAGTGACCatattccagatttagggttctttgatccaccacaattggtgttccaaggattttcccaatagaaagtaatgatctctcagtccatatctcaatagggagaccaagaaaacgtacccaaacagctgcatgggacgttctttgtttatcagaattaaaacctgggtaccaatcaatcaacctcagaatttgttgattgacaaaccacTTTTCAGCACGTATCTTCTCCTTGTCCAATTCTGATGATAACATAATAAAAAAGAATCCtttgctcataggtataaacttacacctattcgtaagtttccattgattttcaaggattttttgaacctccacaaactttaaacctgtagCATCCAGCCTAGCTATGAAGCTATGTTGAAATGGCTTACACCCttcctgataataatcattaggaatgacaagagctggctcaccctcaacaagagtagggtttggtaacaaagaaatatcaactgaagttggatttagggttttacgttccctaactttttcagcaaaagaaaTTGTTTTAGCATGGTTCTGATTTGAGCTACTAGGAATGTTAACTGaagaatgaatcatcatgaatcaaAGAATTGATTCTGATAATCCAAATACGTTAAGCTTGAAACCCTAAACGTGAAAAAAAATGTTTTTCCAAAatcgccaaaaagagaaaaaatggaCATTCTCTTTCCTAAACGTAAGCTCAGCTTAGATTGCAAAACGCaattctaaaaaaccctgaaaactctaaaaagccctaaaatatctaaagagctctgaaaaagctttaagttaattatatttcgtagcaatagtatctactagccaggggattcgttaaagccaactaaaagtaacttaattctttataaagaatgatactaaccaaattccctacaataatgaaggttatctttgaatgtttcctaaaaaccctaaaaaaactaaagagccctgaaagagctctgagaaacacacaaaatctcaggaagactccaaaaagcttaaatttaataaaactccgtagcactgggatctacaagctaggagattcgataaagaatgataataataaatccctacaatagtcaagatcaactttgaatgttctctaaaaagcgttgaaaactctaaaaaccctgaaaactctaaaaagccctaaaatatctaaagagctctgaaaaatctaaagagctctagaaaactctaaaaagctctgaaaaggtttaagttaattatatttcgtagcagtagtatctactagccaggggattcgttatagccaactaaaagtaacttaattctttataaagaatgatactaaccaaattccttacaataatgaaggttatctttgaatgtttccaaaataccctaaaaaaactaaagagccctgaaagagctctgagaagcacaaaaaatctcaggaagactctaaaaagcttaaatttaataatactccgtagcactgggatctacaagctaggatattcgataaagaatgataataataaatccctacaatagtcaagatcaactttgaatgttctctaaaaagcgttgaaaactcttaaaaaccctgaaaactctaaaaagccctaaaatatctaaagagctcttaaaaatctaaaaagctctgaaaaactctaaaaagctctgaaaaagctttaagttaattatatttcgtagcagtaGTATCTACTacccatttttttttgttaagtccaaagtttattataacaaaaaaacgtaattacaagaattacaaatttggagcacaaaactccctacccccataaaccaaaggggtctaaataacttttaagaaataacaaaagtaataaccacaaaaaagaaaattaaaagaagctacctatatctatagccaactcctttcaatttacttctgcttctaccaactctatacgatttgctcttagaaaaaatttcatccataatatccgtatcaaaagcataattacccaagatatcttcatcttcatccacataaaaatctccgtcttcatcctcagtggcaaagttaccaggaacaagcttaataggagacaaATTACTAGGacattttttctttgaattcattctttccatttgctccctcttttctttgaaatattcTTGTCTAAAAGCTGGACTTCTAATGAACTGAGCACGCACAACTTCCAACTGAATATTGCTTGccacctctaattcttccttagacaaaatattattcttatcaaaaacagtatcaaccaaccccgcttgaatttccatgttagtgtcacggctcggagattcctcaatagacttgctgggagaagattccaaacttgaatcagattgcaaagaacgctttgctataatattagcagcctgtttggcaactttcctatcttttttccttgctaaaatgtcagcatcaacctcacaccaatttttagagcccatactaacatcagagtcactagattccaattgttcctcctcctcctcctcaataataACATTATCAAGGCCCAACTCAGATGCTaggacatcaaatttgtttttaaccacaacttcagtttgcatcaactcatccacaaaaggagtataatcattctcaaaaggagtaaaagagaaatAAGTACCTTTACTAGGGGAAttctttcctttcacttcagtccattcgtctttagaaaaactctgtgcAGCCATGTCTTCCTGATTTTTACGTAAAGCTATATCTTTCTGAGCTGCAATAGTATTTTTAGaatgaataaacttcatctgagcTTCACGCAACTCAACAGCAGATTTAGCAAGCTCCCTTTCCAACTGAttagcttcatcaataacttcagtAGGAGTGTTTTTATGTTTTATCAATTCAACCACGGACTGAGCACCAGACTGATCAAGTGCATCTGCATGGCCTGCATTGATAGAATCTGTACGTGCATTATCTTTTTTAGCTGTAGTTTCACGAGACCCAACAGTCTCTGAAGTTTAAAAAGATTTAGGTTTTGGTTTGTTCACGGCCTGTATCCCATCTTTGTTCACAGATTTAGCCACGAAATTTTGTTTGTTCACGACCCTTGTCTGGGTTTCCAACTCAGACACGGACTGAACTTCAGAGTTTTGCTTCTTCTCGGACCGAATTTGAGTACTAGATGTCACTTGCGTAACTTTTGCAtggt
Coding sequences within:
- the LOC113273105 gene encoding uncharacterized protein LOC113273105, which encodes MRVLFWNINGVAREASRDKLKELIKDFKPDIFCIAEPKVYCSDKFVQGLHISGYMRNVIHNSVGRLKGNIWIFWSEEMEKRGGREPRTSVINEFADWMDDNDLFEADSLGYKFTWANGQSGVRRILCKLDRALINEAWLNKFENWRCKALPREVSDHSAIIGFPITFLRPKRAPFRFKKMWFVHNDFMRLVKENWNAPVLGSPAFIFPFKLKRLKIGLKEWNMRVFGNVHARFKQAKLTLEVALRISDEYPEDVSKLNAAKDASIILQDIRAQQAIMLKQKTRSKWLLEGASNTSFFHANIRTRRSNNMISELVDDNGNVLTDFEQIRDHVVSFYEAKFNGSYLTIEEDLFEYEHNIISVEDNQRMDAIPTLDEIKEAVFNLGADSAPGPDGFSGCFYRHCWEIIQQDLYNAIIYCWTEKVIPQGTNSSLLILISKVKGANTLNNFRPIGLSNFFFKIFTKILATRLGSVLDNLVSEEQVAFMKGRNIHENISVASKMVNDLKTKRKDGNVGLKLDITQAFDTVSWSFVLEVFWRYDFSDNWCSWILSILNSARISILLNGNPEGFFKINRGLRQGDPLSPLIFFLIEDVLSRNLTKLFLEKKMTPMLSKRSISPTHLFFADDIMIFCKGNMKSLNNLLVLLGKYQAASGQSVCRHKSKVYYGGGSLSRCRTITDLLDMSVTTFPDRYLGVQIMPGAVRYRHISNVIDKIKNQLAVWKGKLLSFQDRIVLISSVIASYTIHNMVVYKWPKKFIQQAERVIRNFLWSGDAEIARKFVVGFPKVCCPLKEGGLGITSMETTNRVMLRKLWWSIRSSQKKWARFLWAKYTYTCGRLKRYGVKSSIFPGIKVVQNLVDNNTKVLLGDGRSTSLYYDVWYGTQSIADILGNYELDYSTKVSDILIDNALHLQGVHGQVLMNAGVEASNLPVLRGGVDCRVWMHDLHGVFTVKSAKELIRKKYTVLEDFGLLWRKSNHPKLAAQNWKLCQEACATSYKIRSRFKVELANRCYLCKCEEESLYHILCTCSYSTQVWEWIAGIFSLQPHFNIVDAYKVSKGRSRIIKDLWLLSILVVRAELWHARNLEYFENKSISIHFFKQRVFHQIHEYSMRLKSFMYNTAEDLEILNYFRVKHRKVKNIQPIECFWYPPNRDELLLCCDGAAKGNPGIVGAGVVARDHDSNFIGAMSIGLGCTNNFLAELYGVIVGLEWAQKWEIRKVLVRSDSIEAIMAFSHNNIPWFAKQRWRSIQETYDSIRLMHTYREANFAADSMAKRGCLLGNGEGMNYDERPYFIVHKPTIQVWQAKSAKTDEEEEKSLNQDNMEDNKVGASADDTQLKEELDRSESEDVNKPKPFKTSETVGFRETTTKEDNARTNFINAGHADALDQSGAQSVVELIKHKNTPTEVIDEANQLEKELAKSADELREAQMKFIHCKNTIAAQKDITLRKNQEDMAAQSCSKDEWNEHLS